Genomic DNA from Paenibacillus borealis:
CCATATTTACTTGGAGCCAGGATCGGATTTTAGCAGGAGGTGCGAAGAATATTATCCTGCTCGTGGAGTGGAAGGGAGTGTCGCAAGGAGAGGAATTCCGCAAGAAAAGCCGGAAAGTTGTAGCCCGGGAGATTGAGCTGCGCGTATGGCTGGAAAGCCACGTTACGGTGACCGGATGCTACGGATGTACAGCAGAAGAAGGGGAAGGCCGCTCGCTGCTGCTGAAGCTGGGCAAAATTCATTCCGGACAACGCAGGTTTGTCGCTTTGGAATTTACGATGTCCGCCATGCCTGCGGGCATACATGAGGCGCTTTGGCTGCAGTGGCAATACAGACAGCCCACGGTAGAACGTATACGGGAGCTGCCGCTCAAGAAGCTGGGAATGGAATATTCGCATCATACGGATGTACTTGGCGCTCAGTGTTGTTTTCAAGTAGAGAAGCATGTAGAACTGCTCAAAATGGAGGAAATATTAGCAGAAAGAGAGGCGTCCAGAGCCCATAATCATCAGCAGGACTTCACGGACAGGCTGCGGCGCCAGGCGGATAAATTGCTGCTGCTCGCTGCACGTTCCGGCGATATGCATCTTGTAAAGGAAGCGGAAGCGCTCTATAAGCAGCTTGAGGCGGAGAATAATCCTTTGGGAAAGGTTGTAACGAGATAAATCTAAGGAATGCAGCAGGGATATAATAGGCAGTGACCATACATATAGATTAAATTTTGAATCCAATTCGCAGAAATAGATAACGAATCGTGTAATATATAATTGTGGTAATATAGTAAAATAGTTCTATTATATTTTCTTATCTCGGTTATTACATCCTTGGTTATAGATATATATAACTAGTTTATTTAAAAATAATGGGTCTATTTTACCATGAATCAAGGAGAACTGAAAATGACAGACCGATTAATCCGGCTGATGCGCATTATTACGCTAGTTCAAGCCAAACCGGGAATTCTGGCCCGTGAGCTGGCGGAACGATGCGGCAACAGTGAGAGAACGATTTACCGGGATATGGATGCGCTCAGTGCCATGCATATCCCCATAACCCATATGGGACACGGTAAGGGATATGCTTTTATCGGTAATTTTGCACTGTACCCTTTGGATTGGTCAGACGAAGAAGCAGCCGCATTTTCACAGTTGCGCAGTATTATGACGGATATCAAAGCTTTACTGCCCCCGGAATTCGAAGACGCCTATGAGAAAGTAATGGCCGCAGAATATAAGCAAAAGGCAGAAAGGGAAGAAACGATGGAGAGCGCGAAGAAGGAAGCGGGTCAGCATTGGATGGAGCGAAACGGGTCTCATGGAGATCGGCCATTCTTTCTGACCGGCATTCTGGATGCCGTAATGAAGCAGCGCAGTATACAGGCGGACTACAGTGAGAATGCATATGAAGAAAAAGGTATCAAAATTGATCCCTACTGCCTGGTTCCGTTGGAAAATCGTTTTCATTTGATTGGTTTTTGTCATCGCTTCGGGATCATCCGCACTTTTCATATTAACGGGTTTTCCAGTGTAAAGCCGCTGGACAGCTGGTTCTCCAAGGATAAATTCGATTTACAGGCTTTTATGGAGCAGAAGTGGTCACTGGACCAGGATAGTCTGCAGGTTGAATTCAGAGTAAAGTTCTCGGAACGGATGATGGAGAGGCTTAAGCATGAGGAGATGTTTGTGAAGCCCAGCAGGGTAGACCGCCAGAACCGCTGTCTGCATTTTAAGGTTGCTGTGGAGCAGGATATTGGTTTTGTTCACTGGATTATGAGATACGAGGAAGAAGCTGAGATTATGGAGCCGGTCTACTACCGGGAGGTTCTCAGAAATCAGCTCGAGAAATGGCTGTCGCTATACAAATAGCGCAGTTTTTCTTTTTATATAGAGTATTTCCAGTTGTTGGGGATGTTGTTATTCACACAAAAACACTCGTGTTAGTTATATGTGCAAATTTTCCTTGTCTAGTCGGGTTTTATATAGTAAGTTATACATTAAATAACAACAATGTGTATTTAAAACTTGATTTATCTCTTGTCATGTCAGGTGTTGGTCAATATAGCTAACTTTTAAAATAATTTGGCAGCCTGTAATTTGACCTTTGTTCAATTTTTATTTGTTCAATTTTTAGCAGAAGAGAGGTAGAGATTTGATCCAGCCAATTCTGAAAATTGAAAATTTGCATACCCACTTTTTTACCGACCGCGGTGAAGTTCCTGCAGTTGACGGCGTCGATCTGTACATTAATCCGGGTGAGGTTCTTGGTGTGGTTGGCGAATCCGGCTGTGGTAAAAGCGTAACCTCACTATCCATTCTGAAGCTGGTTCCGAATCCCCCGGGAAAAATAGTGGGCGGACGCATCCTGCTGAAGGGCCGTGATCTTGTCCCGCTCAAAGAGAAAGAGATGCGCAAGATCCGCGGTGACTCAGTCTCGATGATTTTTCAGGAACCGATGACTTCGCTTAATCCGCTGTTCACTGTCGGACAGCAAATAATAGAAACCGTCCGCCTGCACCGCGGCCTCTCTAAGAAGGAGGCCCGGGAGCACGCCGTAGAGATGCTGCGCAAGGTTGGCATTCCCCGGCCGGAGGCCATTATTGATGAGTACCCGCATCAGCTGTCGGGAGGCATGCGCCAGCGTGTAATGATCGCCATGTCCATCTCCTGCAGTCCGGAGCTGCTGATTGCCGATGAGCCGACGACGGCTCTTGATGTAACGATTCAGGCGCAGATTCTGGATCTGATCCGCCGGCTTAACGAGGAACAGGGTACCGCAGTTATGCTGATTACCCATGATCTTGGTGTTGTAGCGGAGATGTGCCACCGTGTTGCGGTTATGTATGCCGGCAAGGTAGTGGAGGAAGGCAGCGTACGTGATATTTTCAAGAATCCGCTCCATCCGTATACCAGAGGGCTGATCGAATCTGTACCGCGGATGGATGAAACCAGGGAACGCCTGTATTCTATTCCGGGCAATGTGCCTATTCTCAGCAAAGAAATGCAGGGTTGTCGGTTCGCGCCGCGCTGCCTTGATGTGATGGATATCTGCCGTCAAAGTCTTCCGAAGCTTACACTGCAGGAGGAACAGCACAGCTGCAGATGCTGGCTGCATGAAAGTCAACAGGAGGATGCTGTATGAGTGAGAGCCTGCTAGAGGTCAAGGGCCTCAAGAAGTATTATCCGATCAACAAAGGATTCTTGGGCCGGGCACAGGGTTATGTCAAGGCTGTCGACGATATCTCCTTCTCTGTAAGCAAAGGTGAGACCTTTGGTCTTGTAGGAGAGAGCGGCTGCGGTAAATCCACAACCGGCCGTGCCTTGCTTCGGCTGATAGAGCCTACGGCGGGAGAGGTTTGGTTCGAAGGTCAGGATATCACGAAGCTATCTATAGAAGAAATGCGCAAGCGCCGCCGGGAGATGCAGATTGTTTTCCAGGACCCCTTCTCTTCCCTGGACCCCCGCAATACCGTACAGCGTATCCTCGAAGAGCCGATGATTGTGCATGGTGTAGGCAATGCGGGGCAGCGCCGGGCTGAAGTTGAACGGCTTGCTGATGTAGTCGGGCTGGCTAAGGCGCATTTGCAGCGTTACCCGCATCAATTCTCCGGCGGACAACGCCAGCGGATCGGAATTGCCAGAGCACTTGCACTCCAGCCGAAGCTGATTATCGCCGATGAGCCTGTATCAGCACTGGATGTATCGATCCAGTCACAGGTTATTAACCTGATGCAGGATTTACAGAAGGAATTCGGATTGACCTATATCTTTATCGCCCATGATCTCAGTGTGGTGAAGCATATCTGCGACCGTGTAGCCGTGATGTATCTGGGCCGGATTGTTGAAGTCACCGACAAGCATAAGCTATACGCCGAGCCGCAGCATCCCTATACCCAGGCTCTGCTGTCCGCAGTTCCTGAGCCCGATCCCGATATCCGCAAGGAACGGATCATTCTGCAGGGTGAGGTGCCGAGTCCGGCGAATGCGCCGGTCGGATGTGCTTTTAATACACGTTGTCCCAGGGTGATGGATGTATGCCGTAATGTCAGACCGCCGCTGCAGGAGACAGGTTCCGGACATTTGACCGCCTGCCATCTGTATGATGAGGAAGTCCGTTCCCGGCTGGCCTAATGAAATCAGGAAAAAATCAATACAGCTCTCTATGCATTAGCCCTGATATATGGCAGCGCTTTGGCGCAGCTCCATATAAACGCTTTAATACTTTTAATGAGAGAAGGGAGTTTTCTAGAGATGAAGAAGTGGAGTA
This window encodes:
- a CDS encoding ABC transporter ATP-binding protein, producing MIQPILKIENLHTHFFTDRGEVPAVDGVDLYINPGEVLGVVGESGCGKSVTSLSILKLVPNPPGKIVGGRILLKGRDLVPLKEKEMRKIRGDSVSMIFQEPMTSLNPLFTVGQQIIETVRLHRGLSKKEAREHAVEMLRKVGIPRPEAIIDEYPHQLSGGMRQRVMIAMSISCSPELLIADEPTTALDVTIQAQILDLIRRLNEEQGTAVMLITHDLGVVAEMCHRVAVMYAGKVVEEGSVRDIFKNPLHPYTRGLIESVPRMDETRERLYSIPGNVPILSKEMQGCRFAPRCLDVMDICRQSLPKLTLQEEQHSCRCWLHESQQEDAV
- a CDS encoding helix-turn-helix transcriptional regulator gives rise to the protein MTDRLIRLMRIITLVQAKPGILARELAERCGNSERTIYRDMDALSAMHIPITHMGHGKGYAFIGNFALYPLDWSDEEAAAFSQLRSIMTDIKALLPPEFEDAYEKVMAAEYKQKAEREETMESAKKEAGQHWMERNGSHGDRPFFLTGILDAVMKQRSIQADYSENAYEEKGIKIDPYCLVPLENRFHLIGFCHRFGIIRTFHINGFSSVKPLDSWFSKDKFDLQAFMEQKWSLDQDSLQVEFRVKFSERMMERLKHEEMFVKPSRVDRQNRCLHFKVAVEQDIGFVHWIMRYEEEAEIMEPVYYREVLRNQLEKWLSLYK
- a CDS encoding ABC transporter ATP-binding protein: MSESLLEVKGLKKYYPINKGFLGRAQGYVKAVDDISFSVSKGETFGLVGESGCGKSTTGRALLRLIEPTAGEVWFEGQDITKLSIEEMRKRRREMQIVFQDPFSSLDPRNTVQRILEEPMIVHGVGNAGQRRAEVERLADVVGLAKAHLQRYPHQFSGGQRQRIGIARALALQPKLIIADEPVSALDVSIQSQVINLMQDLQKEFGLTYIFIAHDLSVVKHICDRVAVMYLGRIVEVTDKHKLYAEPQHPYTQALLSAVPEPDPDIRKERIILQGEVPSPANAPVGCAFNTRCPRVMDVCRNVRPPLQETGSGHLTACHLYDEEVRSRLA